One window of Medicago truncatula cultivar Jemalong A17 chromosome 2, MtrunA17r5.0-ANR, whole genome shotgun sequence genomic DNA carries:
- the LOC11427211 gene encoding BRAP2 RING ZnF UBP domain-containing protein 2, which yields MWSSSRVVSEEEQTESSSFSTSLFNFSSGNPRIEETRGLMHVFPEQTPPSLPVGRKPLACVLGVPNHMTYADFCQFCGSFIQHILEMRIVRMESMEDRYSVLIRFDEQDSTDAFYTHYNGRRFSSLEVEVCRVVFTLDVQYTGSIEHAQPSNATSTEQPTCPVCLERLDQDTSGILTTICNHSFHCSCISKWADSSCPVCRYCQQQAENSICFVCQTTENLWICVICGFVGCGRYKGGHAIIHWKETQHCYSLEVETKRVWDYVGDNYVHRLIQSKTDGKLVELNSHCVHADSGSCGDNAMREAILNSKVQAIVNEYNELLATQLENQKLYFESLLQQVEQETEGKISVAVQKAVSLKQHKIHAKIDRCNKEKKFLDELNDNLLKNEEIWKAKLLEIEEREKKALKLTTDRVTDLEKQLSNLMVCLEGGKTEEHPPLSNANDGTVSVISKVSSVKL from the exons ATGTGGAGTTCAAGCAGAGTCGTCTCCGAAGAAGAACAAACTGaatcttcttctttctcaacTTCTCTCTTTAATTTCTCTTCTGGAAACCCTAGAATCGAAGAAACTCGCGGCCTCATGCATGTCTTCCCCGAACAAACCCCTCCTTCTCTTCCG gTTGGACGGAAGCCATTGGCGTGTGTTTTGGGAGTACCAAATCACATGACATATGCTGATTTTTGTCAGTTTTGTGGTTCTTTTATTCAGCATATTCTTGAAATGCGTATTGTTAGAATGGAATCCATGGAAGATCGTTACAGTGTTTTGATTCGCTTCGATGAACAAGATTCTACGGATGCTTTCTATACTCATTACAATGGTCGACGTTTTTCCTCTCTAGAG GTTGAGGTGTGTCGTGTTGTTTTCACGTTAGATGTGCAGTATACTGGATCAATTGAACACGCACAACCATCCAATGCTACTTCAACTGAACAGCCTACATGTCCAGTTTGCCTTG aGCGATTAGATCAAGACACGAGTGGAATTCTTACAACCATATGCAATCATTCTTTCCATTGCTCCTGTATTTCAAAATGGGCAGATTCTTCTTGTCCT GTATGCCGCTATTGCCAACAACAAGCTGAAAATTCTATATGTTTCGTTTGTCAAACCACTGAGAACCTTTGGATATGTGTTATATGTGGGTTTGTTGGCTGTGGAAG ATATAAAGGAGGGCATGCCATAATACACTGGAAAGAGACGCAGCATTGCTATTCCTTAGAAGTGGAAACTAAGCGTGTCTGGGATTATGTCGGAGACAACTATGTCCATAGACTTATTCAGTCCAAAACTGACGGGAAGTTAGTTGAGCTGAACTCTCACTGTGTGCATGCAGACAGTGGCAGCTGTGGAGATAATGCCATGAGAGAGGCTATACTTAATAGTAAAGTTCAAGCG ATTGTCAATGAATACAATGAATTGCTTGCTACACAACTTGAAAACCAAAAATTG TATTTTGAATCCTTATTACAACAAGTAGAACAAGAAACTGAAGGAAAAATTTCCGTAGCAGTTCAGAAGGCTGTCAGTCTCAAACAGCATAAGATTCATGCGAAGATTGATCGATGTAACAAAGAGAAGAAGTTTCTGGATGAG CTTAATGACAATCTTTTGAAAAATGAGGAGATCTGGAAAGCCAAGTTACTTGAGATTGAAGAGAG GGAGAAAAAGGCTTTAAAGCTGACTACTGATAGGGTAACGGACCTAGAAAAGCAG CTTAGTAACCTCATGGTTTGTCTTGAGGGTGGGAAGACGGAAGAACACCCGCCATTGTCAAATGCAAATGACGGAACTGTCTCTGTCATTTCAAAAGTATCCTCAGTCAAATTGTAG
- the LOC11436840 gene encoding transcription factor bHLH18, with amino-acid sequence MEENSWGNWSYQLHHDSLPLSSSKADHGSNSRKTRSASETLDHIITERNRRRELTRKFIELSAFIPGLKKTDKVHVLGEAVKYVAQLQERVKELEEDIKKKGAGSLITITRSHLLDDNDTAMGEMNTKECYRHNETFPELELQILHLSITTTNVLPFGNTLNITIIAQMGDKYKLTVEDLVKKLRVVATLQACDDVQQ; translated from the exons ATGGAGGAGAATTCATGGGGGAATTGGTCTTACCAATTG CACCATGATTCTTTGCCTTTGTCATCATCAAAGGCTGACCACGGGTCGAATTCAAGGAAGACTCGAAGCGCTTCTGAGACGCTAGATCACATAATAACAGAGAGGAACAGGAGACGTGAACTTACAAGAAAGTTCATAGAACTTTCAGCATTTATACCTGGACTGAAGAAG ACGGACAAGGTTCATGTACTAGGAGAAGCTGTCAAGTACGTGGCACAACTTCAAGAACGTGTGAAAGAGCTAGAAGAAGACATCAAGAAGAAAGGTGCGGGATCATTGATCACCATAACAAGATCTCATCTCCTTGATGACAATGACACTGCAATGGGTGAAATGAACACTAAAGAATGTTATCGGCACAATGAAACATTTCCAGAGCTTGAA CTTCAAATTCTTCATCTCTCCATAACAACTACCAATGTCTTGCCATTTGGAAATACTCTTAACATCACTATTATTGCCCAG ATGGGTGATAAATACAAGTTGACCGTGGAGGATCTAGTGAAAAAACTAAGAGTAGTGGCTACGTTGCAGGCATGTGATGATGTGCAACAGTGA